One Cryptosporangium aurantiacum DNA window includes the following coding sequences:
- a CDS encoding adenylate kinase family protein, with protein sequence MRKYVIMGVQGSGKGTQATMLADDFDLVQISVGDILRWQVQHHTKIGAQVRRIVAAGELVSDDLVGSLVRNRLELHDWNYGFIIDGFPRNRPQAEFFLESYDIDGVIHLELPDDEVRRRVLNRRLCTRCGMDYNLIAHRPKIEGRCDVCGGELATREDDAEHALEARLRDYHTKTNPVLELFRRKEFVISIDARPDKITVQRQIRTELGLPITRGPENRARDGRTS encoded by the coding sequence ATGCGCAAGTACGTGATCATGGGCGTCCAGGGCAGCGGGAAAGGCACCCAGGCGACGATGCTCGCCGACGATTTTGACCTGGTCCAGATCAGCGTCGGCGACATCCTCCGGTGGCAGGTGCAGCACCACACGAAGATCGGGGCGCAGGTCCGCCGGATCGTGGCCGCCGGCGAGCTGGTGAGCGACGACCTGGTGGGGTCGCTCGTCCGGAACCGGCTCGAGCTGCACGACTGGAACTACGGCTTCATCATCGACGGGTTTCCCCGCAACCGGCCGCAGGCGGAGTTCTTCCTGGAGAGCTACGACATCGACGGCGTGATCCACCTCGAACTCCCGGACGACGAGGTGCGCCGCCGGGTGCTCAACCGGCGGCTGTGCACGCGCTGCGGGATGGACTACAACCTGATCGCGCACCGGCCGAAGATCGAGGGGCGGTGCGACGTCTGCGGCGGTGAGCTCGCGACCCGCGAGGACGACGCCGAGCACGCGCTGGAGGCCCGGCTCCGCGACTACCACACGAAGACGAACCCGGTCCTCGAGCTGTTTCGCCGCAAGGAGTTCGTCATCTCGATCGACGCCCGGCCGGACAAGATCACCGTCCAGCGTCAGATCCGCACCGAGCTGGGCCTGCCGATCACCCGCGGGCCGGAGAACCGGGCCCGGGACGGGCGGACGTCATAG
- a CDS encoding SDR family NAD(P)-dependent oxidoreductase, with translation MTNPSYVVTGAGGGIGRAIVERLLDDGGAVAAVDRDAGTLQWTAPHPGVVAVAADASDEAAMERAATAAAELGTLTGWVNNAAVFQDLSVHAAPAEHVSDAIRRNVDLVVAGSTVAVRRFRLGGTGGAIVNVSSWQARLAVPGSLPYVAAKSAIEGLTRALAVEYGPDGIRANVVAPGSVETARYREYVEAHPAVEAEMARLHPLGRVARASEVAAVVAFLLGPDASFVSGAVLPVDGGRTALGHDPEGL, from the coding sequence ATGACCAACCCCTCGTACGTAGTGACCGGCGCCGGCGGCGGTATCGGCCGGGCGATCGTCGAACGGCTCCTGGACGACGGCGGTGCGGTCGCCGCCGTCGACCGGGACGCCGGAACACTGCAGTGGACAGCGCCGCACCCCGGTGTCGTCGCCGTGGCCGCCGACGCCTCCGACGAGGCGGCGATGGAGCGCGCGGCCACCGCGGCTGCCGAGCTCGGGACGCTGACCGGCTGGGTCAACAACGCCGCGGTGTTCCAGGATCTGTCGGTCCACGCGGCGCCGGCCGAACACGTCTCGGACGCGATCCGGCGCAACGTCGACCTGGTCGTCGCCGGCTCCACGGTGGCGGTACGCCGGTTCCGGCTCGGCGGGACCGGCGGGGCGATCGTGAACGTCTCGTCCTGGCAGGCCCGCCTCGCCGTCCCCGGCTCGCTGCCCTACGTCGCCGCGAAGTCCGCGATCGAGGGCCTGACCAGGGCGCTCGCGGTGGAGTACGGGCCGGACGGGATCCGGGCCAACGTGGTGGCGCCCGGCTCGGTCGAGACCGCGCGGTACCGGGAGTACGTCGAGGCCCACCCCGCCGTCGAGGCGGAGATGGCGCGGCTGCACCCGCTCGGCCGGGTGGCGCGGGCCTCGGAGGTGGCCGCGGTCGTCGCGTTCCTGCTCGGTCCGGACGCGAGCTTCGTCAGCGGCGCCGTGTTACCGGTCGACGGCGGACGCACCGCGCTGGGGCACGACCCGGAAGGCCTATGA
- a CDS encoding long-chain-fatty-acid--CoA ligase, which produces MTTLSLASILAESARRRPDHLALIEGEQRITFGEMWQQVRTQAAALVEAGVRPDDRVALMAPNTAEFPRAYYAILAAGGVVVPVHLLLSAEEVEHVLRDSGASLLLCHVAVAQVGLAAGTASGVRTFTVGPAVPQLQSVPRLEEQDAEPLPLHLTRDADDPAVIFYTSGTTGRPKGAVLTHLNMVLNATVNAFDANDARPDDIALGALPLFHSFGQTVSLNTMWRVGATVVLLPRFEAADAIALMQRERVNTFHGVPTMYVRLVEVARDLPELPQLKIAVSGGASLPVPVLEAFEKTFGTPVYEGYGLSETSPSASVNQPHFGTKAGSVGHALWGVDVEIARAEIDERIELLPTGELGEIVIRGHNVFSGYLGNPEATAAAVVDGWFRTGDLGTKDAEGFITIVDRKKDLIIRGGFNVYPREVEEVLLRYPGLSEAAVIGVPDPVHGEEICAVVVGAPGSAVDTAALVEFAKEHLGRHKYPRRVEVVDQLPLGPSLKVLKRELRQQYR; this is translated from the coding sequence ATGACCACCCTCTCGCTGGCCAGCATCCTGGCCGAATCGGCACGACGCCGTCCCGATCACCTCGCGCTGATCGAGGGCGAGCAGCGCATCACGTTCGGGGAGATGTGGCAGCAGGTCCGCACTCAGGCCGCCGCGCTCGTCGAGGCCGGGGTCCGGCCGGACGACCGGGTCGCACTGATGGCGCCGAACACCGCGGAGTTCCCCCGCGCCTACTACGCGATCCTCGCCGCCGGCGGCGTCGTGGTGCCGGTGCACCTGCTGCTCTCGGCCGAGGAGGTCGAGCACGTGCTGCGCGACTCCGGCGCCTCGCTGCTGCTCTGCCACGTGGCGGTGGCGCAGGTCGGCCTGGCCGCCGGGACGGCGTCCGGAGTGCGGACGTTCACCGTGGGCCCCGCGGTGCCGCAGCTGCAGAGCGTCCCCCGCCTGGAGGAGCAGGACGCCGAACCGCTGCCGTTGCACCTCACCAGGGACGCCGACGACCCGGCCGTCATCTTCTACACCAGCGGGACCACCGGACGCCCGAAGGGCGCCGTGCTCACCCACCTCAACATGGTGCTGAACGCGACCGTCAACGCGTTCGACGCCAACGACGCCCGGCCGGACGACATCGCGCTCGGCGCGCTGCCGCTGTTCCACTCGTTCGGCCAGACGGTCAGCCTGAACACGATGTGGCGGGTCGGCGCCACGGTCGTGCTGCTCCCCCGGTTCGAGGCCGCGGACGCGATCGCGCTGATGCAGCGGGAGCGGGTCAACACGTTCCACGGCGTGCCGACGATGTACGTCCGGCTGGTCGAGGTGGCCCGTGATCTGCCGGAGCTGCCGCAGCTCAAGATCGCGGTCTCCGGTGGCGCTTCACTGCCGGTCCCGGTGCTGGAGGCGTTCGAGAAGACGTTCGGGACGCCGGTGTACGAGGGATACGGGCTGTCCGAGACCTCGCCGAGCGCGTCGGTGAACCAGCCGCACTTCGGCACCAAGGCCGGCTCGGTCGGGCACGCGCTCTGGGGTGTCGACGTCGAGATCGCGCGCGCCGAGATCGACGAGCGCATCGAGCTGCTGCCGACCGGCGAACTCGGGGAGATCGTGATCCGCGGGCACAACGTGTTCAGCGGTTACCTCGGCAACCCCGAGGCGACCGCCGCCGCGGTGGTCGACGGCTGGTTCCGCACCGGTGACCTCGGCACCAAGGACGCCGAGGGCTTCATCACGATCGTCGACCGCAAGAAGGACCTGATCATCCGCGGCGGCTTCAACGTGTACCCGCGCGAGGTCGAAGAGGTGCTGCTCCGCTACCCAGGGCTGTCCGAGGCCGCGGTGATCGGGGTGCCCGACCCGGTGCACGGCGAGGAGATCTGCGCGGTGGTGGTCGGCGCCCCCGGGAGTGCGGTGGACACTGCTGCGCTGGTGGAGTTCGCGAAGGAGCACCTCGGGCGGCACAAGTACCCACGCCGGGTCGAGGTCGTCGACCAGCTACCGCTGGGGCCGAGTCTCAAGGTGCTCAAGCGAGAGCTGCGCCAGCAGTACCGTTGA
- a CDS encoding TetR/AcrR family transcriptional regulator C-terminal domain-containing protein has translation MARPRRPLLSRERIVGAALALVDAEGLDALSTRRLAAELGVSGPSLYNHLATKEELLDAVVDTVVGEVDITMFARVVDGGTSWRAALHDWAHSYRAALAAHPNIVPVLAQGPGHRPNALRLADAVFGGLVDAGWPRGQATRIGALMRYFVTGSALGSFSRGFPDDARVYAGRYPHLSEAHLLADHQRAIDDGAFDAGLEALLDGLELRYSRLVTARPPAE, from the coding sequence ATGGCGCGACCCCGAAGACCGCTGCTGAGCCGTGAACGCATCGTCGGCGCGGCGCTCGCGCTGGTGGATGCCGAAGGGCTGGACGCGCTCTCCACCCGGCGGCTGGCCGCGGAGCTGGGCGTCAGCGGGCCGTCGCTCTACAACCACCTGGCCACCAAGGAGGAGCTGCTCGACGCGGTCGTCGACACCGTAGTCGGCGAGGTCGACATCACGATGTTCGCCCGGGTCGTGGACGGGGGGACCAGCTGGCGGGCGGCGCTGCACGACTGGGCGCACTCGTACCGGGCCGCGCTGGCCGCCCACCCGAACATCGTCCCGGTGCTCGCGCAGGGGCCGGGGCACCGGCCGAACGCGCTCCGGCTGGCCGACGCGGTATTCGGCGGGCTGGTCGACGCCGGCTGGCCGCGCGGCCAGGCCACCCGGATCGGTGCGCTGATGCGGTACTTCGTCACCGGGTCGGCGCTGGGCTCGTTCTCCCGCGGCTTTCCGGACGACGCCCGGGTGTACGCCGGCCGGTATCCGCACCTGTCCGAGGCGCACCTGCTCGCCGACCACCAGCGCGCGATCGACGACGGCGCGTTCGACGCGGGCCTGGAAGCCCTGCTCGACGGCCTGGAACTGCGCTACTCCCGCCTGGTCACCGCGCGGCCACCCGCTGAGTGA
- a CDS encoding TetR/AcrR family transcriptional regulator gives MTAAPLRPPGHEALLAAARVEFAERGYGSASIRDIAHRAAVSLSALYHYYGGKQELLYALLDEGMDVYDQACDDALAGVGDDPAERLAALVEALVRFRSGPRGSSQLELTEGRSLNPEQHAALRARQATATDRFREVIADGVTQGLFRTPEPDDARRMIIAACNAIAQWYRPEGRTPLPELIDRYVGLALTVVEYRPRVPTRNRAVSSR, from the coding sequence ATGACCGCCGCCCCGCTCCGCCCACCGGGCCACGAAGCGCTGCTCGCCGCCGCCCGGGTGGAGTTCGCCGAGCGCGGCTACGGCAGCGCCTCGATCCGGGACATCGCGCACCGGGCCGCGGTCAGCCTCTCCGCGCTGTACCACTACTACGGCGGTAAGCAGGAGCTGCTGTACGCGCTGCTCGACGAGGGAATGGACGTCTACGACCAGGCCTGCGACGACGCGCTGGCCGGCGTCGGCGACGACCCCGCCGAGCGGCTGGCAGCGCTGGTCGAGGCGCTGGTCCGGTTCCGCAGCGGGCCGCGCGGCAGCAGCCAGCTGGAGCTGACCGAGGGCCGGAGCCTCAACCCCGAGCAGCACGCCGCGCTGCGCGCGCGGCAGGCGACCGCCACCGACCGCTTCCGCGAGGTGATCGCGGACGGCGTCACGCAGGGCCTGTTCCGGACGCCCGAGCCCGACGACGCCCGGCGCATGATCATCGCGGCCTGCAACGCGATCGCCCAGTGGTACCGCCCGGAGGGGCGGACGCCGCTCCCCGAGCTGATCGACCGCTATGTCGGCCTAGCGCTCACCGTCGTCGAGTACCGCCCCCGCGTGCCGACGCGAAACCGGGCCGTAAGTAGCCGCTAG
- a CDS encoding acyl-CoA dehydrogenase family protein: MRRTVFNEDHEAYRATIRDFIQSEVVPVYPQWEELGHPPRDFYRRLGELGVFGIEVPEEYGGAGEHSFKFSAVTSEELAKAGVSFGGSSVHTALCLPYLLAYGNDEQKKRWLPGFVSGEIMTAIAMTEPGTGSDLAGMKTTAKLSPDGTHYVLNGAKTFITGGVLADRVLVVCRTAAPTKEDRRGGLSILVVDTKSPGYQVGRKLEKLGLRTSDTAELSFTDVKVPVEDLLGEEGRAFSYLTHNLPQERLGIAVGAYAQAAAAVQFALAYVQERTVFGQPVAGFQNTKFVLADCQTEVEAAQAVVDRALDAHDAGELSAADAAKAKLFCTDVASRVIDKCLQLHGGYGYMLEYPIARLYADNRVNRIYGGTSEVMRTIIAKSLGL, from the coding sequence GTGCGCCGAACCGTATTCAACGAGGACCACGAGGCGTACCGCGCCACGATTCGCGACTTCATCCAGTCCGAGGTCGTGCCGGTCTATCCGCAGTGGGAGGAGCTCGGCCACCCGCCGCGTGACTTCTACCGCCGCCTCGGTGAGCTGGGCGTCTTCGGCATCGAGGTGCCCGAGGAGTACGGCGGCGCGGGCGAGCACAGCTTCAAGTTCTCGGCGGTGACCAGCGAAGAGCTGGCCAAGGCCGGGGTGAGCTTCGGCGGTTCCAGCGTGCACACCGCACTCTGCCTGCCCTATCTGCTCGCCTACGGCAACGACGAGCAGAAGAAGCGCTGGCTGCCCGGGTTCGTCAGCGGCGAGATCATGACCGCGATCGCGATGACCGAGCCCGGCACCGGCTCGGACCTCGCCGGCATGAAGACCACCGCGAAGCTCTCCCCGGACGGCACCCACTACGTGCTCAACGGCGCGAAGACGTTCATCACCGGTGGCGTGCTCGCCGACCGCGTGCTCGTCGTCTGCCGGACCGCCGCGCCGACCAAGGAGGACCGCCGCGGTGGTCTGAGCATCCTCGTCGTCGACACGAAGTCTCCCGGGTACCAGGTCGGCCGCAAGCTGGAGAAGCTCGGCCTCCGGACCTCGGACACCGCGGAGCTCTCGTTCACCGACGTCAAGGTCCCGGTCGAGGACCTGCTCGGCGAGGAGGGCAGGGCGTTCTCGTACCTGACCCACAACCTCCCGCAGGAGCGCCTGGGCATCGCGGTCGGCGCCTACGCGCAGGCCGCCGCGGCCGTGCAGTTCGCGCTGGCCTACGTCCAGGAGCGCACCGTGTTCGGCCAGCCGGTCGCCGGGTTCCAGAACACCAAGTTCGTGCTGGCCGACTGCCAGACCGAGGTCGAGGCCGCTCAGGCCGTCGTCGACCGCGCGCTGGACGCCCACGACGCCGGTGAGCTGAGCGCCGCCGACGCCGCGAAGGCGAAGCTGTTCTGCACGGACGTCGCGTCCCGCGTGATCGACAAGTGCCTGCAGCTGCACGGCGGCTACGGCTACATGCTCGAGTACCCGATCGCCCGTCTCTACGCCGACAACCGCGTGAACCGCATCTACGGCGGCACGAGCGAGGTCATGCGGACGATCATCGCGAAGAGCCTGGGTCTGTAA
- a CDS encoding DUF2203 domain-containing protein gives MGLFTVEEARDELATLLPVLDEIVALRADAAELAAAVRLNGPPTDLGGLPELKAAQARLDELMTTVQQTGAELKSLAPLLIDFPADLDGVSVLLCWLEGDRALNWYHRTDLGFAGRRPLS, from the coding sequence ATGGGTCTGTTCACGGTGGAAGAAGCTCGGGACGAGCTCGCAACGCTACTGCCGGTGCTCGACGAGATCGTCGCGCTCCGGGCGGACGCCGCGGAGCTCGCCGCCGCTGTCCGGCTGAACGGCCCGCCGACCGACCTGGGTGGCCTTCCGGAGTTGAAGGCCGCCCAGGCACGGCTGGACGAGCTGATGACCACCGTGCAGCAGACCGGCGCCGAGCTGAAGAGCCTGGCGCCGCTGCTGATCGACTTCCCGGCCGATCTGGACGGGGTGTCGGTCCTGCTCTGCTGGCTTGAGGGTGACCGCGCGCTGAACTGGTACCACCGCACCGATCTGGGTTTTGCCGGCCGAAGGCCGCTGAGCTGA
- a CDS encoding acyl-CoA dehydrogenase yields MASLLLSRRDLEFLLYEWLDVEALTKRPYYADHSRDTFDAAMDLAEEVATEHFATHNKRADAEEPQFDGVRVTMIPEVKQALDVLAETGLLSAALPAEVGGGQVPGVVARACFAWFQAANVGTAAYPFLTLGNANLLLTHGSQELVDRYVRPMLEGRFHGTMCLSEPQAGSSLADIVTRAEPQDDGTYRVFGNKMWISGGDHELGENIVHLVLAKIPGGPAGVKGISLLVVPKFLPDGARNDVVLAGLNHKMGYRGTTNTMLNFGEGGAGAVGYLVGEPHRGLTYMFHMMNEARIGVGGGATALGYTGYLKALDYAKNRPQGRPVAGKDPNAPQVPIIEHPDVRRMLLAQKSYVEGALALNLYCARLLDEERTAPEAADRDRAHLLLDVLTPIAKSWPSQWCLEANDLAIQVHGGYGYTREYDVEQHYRDNRLNPIHEGTHGIQGLDLLGRKVVMQGGAGLALLGATLGETVARATAAGGEAAVLGAALGAAAERVGAVTATLWGSGDPEVALANASIYLEAVGHTVVAWMWLEQFLAADAREGAFYDGKRQAARYFYRYELPKTGPQFDLLVSLDRTTLDTSSDWF; encoded by the coding sequence ATGGCGTCGCTGCTGTTGTCGAGGCGGGACCTGGAATTCCTGCTGTACGAGTGGCTCGACGTCGAAGCGCTGACCAAGCGCCCGTACTACGCCGACCACTCGCGCGACACGTTCGACGCCGCGATGGACCTGGCGGAGGAGGTCGCGACCGAGCACTTCGCGACCCACAACAAGCGCGCCGACGCCGAGGAACCACAGTTCGACGGTGTACGCGTGACGATGATTCCCGAGGTCAAGCAGGCGCTCGACGTCCTCGCCGAGACCGGGTTGCTGTCCGCGGCGCTACCGGCGGAGGTCGGCGGTGGCCAGGTGCCCGGCGTCGTCGCGCGGGCCTGTTTCGCCTGGTTCCAGGCGGCGAACGTCGGCACCGCCGCGTACCCGTTCCTCACGCTCGGCAACGCGAACCTGCTGCTCACGCACGGCAGCCAGGAGCTGGTCGACCGGTACGTCCGCCCGATGCTCGAAGGGCGTTTCCACGGGACGATGTGCCTCTCCGAGCCGCAGGCCGGTTCGTCGCTGGCGGACATCGTCACGAGGGCAGAGCCCCAGGACGACGGCACGTACCGGGTCTTCGGCAACAAGATGTGGATCTCCGGCGGTGACCACGAGCTCGGCGAGAACATCGTCCACCTGGTGCTGGCGAAGATCCCCGGCGGCCCGGCGGGCGTCAAGGGCATCTCGCTGTTGGTCGTGCCGAAGTTTCTCCCGGACGGCGCGCGGAACGACGTCGTCCTGGCTGGTTTGAACCACAAGATGGGCTACCGCGGGACCACCAACACGATGTTGAACTTCGGCGAAGGCGGAGCCGGAGCCGTCGGGTACCTGGTGGGGGAGCCGCACCGCGGCCTGACCTACATGTTCCACATGATGAACGAGGCGCGGATCGGCGTCGGCGGCGGCGCGACCGCGCTCGGCTACACCGGGTACCTGAAGGCGCTGGACTACGCGAAGAACCGTCCGCAGGGCAGGCCGGTCGCGGGCAAGGACCCGAACGCCCCGCAGGTGCCGATCATCGAGCACCCGGACGTCCGGCGGATGCTGCTCGCGCAGAAGTCCTACGTGGAAGGCGCGCTCGCGCTCAACCTGTACTGCGCCCGCCTGCTGGACGAGGAGCGCACCGCGCCGGAGGCCGCCGACCGCGACCGGGCGCACCTGCTGCTCGACGTGCTGACGCCGATCGCGAAGAGCTGGCCGTCGCAGTGGTGCCTGGAGGCCAACGACCTGGCGATCCAGGTGCACGGTGGTTACGGGTACACCCGCGAGTACGACGTCGAGCAGCACTACCGCGACAACCGGCTGAACCCGATCCACGAGGGGACCCATGGCATCCAGGGTCTCGACCTGCTCGGCCGCAAGGTCGTGATGCAGGGCGGCGCCGGGTTGGCGCTGCTCGGCGCGACGCTCGGGGAGACCGTGGCGCGGGCGACCGCGGCCGGCGGCGAGGCGGCGGTGCTCGGCGCGGCGCTGGGAGCGGCCGCCGAGCGGGTCGGGGCCGTGACCGCGACGCTCTGGGGGTCCGGTGACCCCGAGGTGGCGCTGGCCAACGCGTCGATCTATCTGGAGGCCGTGGGGCACACGGTCGTGGCGTGGATGTGGTTGGAGCAGTTCCTCGCCGCTGATGCCCGGGAGGGCGCGTTCTACGACGGCAAACGCCAGGCCGCGCGCTACTTCTACCGCTACGAGCTCCCGAAGACCGGCCCCCAGTTCGACCTGCTCGTGTCCCTCGACCGCACCACCCTCGACACGTCGTCGGACTGGTTCTAA
- a CDS encoding DUF6308 family protein yields MSETSPDYQFAHHTLDRFVYGDLRQAAIVNVGRYFNTDLYTGARFERLDGGGDRADVAHQFTAADLTAVRCLGTDIKPVSAIAILETHANRLSALLRRIPHTPIYEAPKSEIDPASAAGTLASMLLSDDFPHLGRMTATKLLARKRPHLLPCYDIVVARVLGKPRDITHCLHSWFHTDPERAKSLASIRDDIGGISDISLLRVLDAAVWMHGYEDTVETVA; encoded by the coding sequence GTGTCCGAGACTTCACCCGACTACCAGTTCGCGCATCACACACTCGACCGGTTCGTGTACGGAGACCTGCGCCAGGCCGCGATCGTCAACGTCGGTCGGTACTTCAACACCGACCTCTACACCGGGGCACGTTTCGAGCGGCTGGACGGCGGTGGCGACCGCGCCGACGTCGCCCACCAGTTCACCGCCGCGGACCTGACCGCGGTCCGGTGCCTCGGCACCGACATCAAGCCGGTGTCCGCGATCGCGATCCTGGAGACGCACGCCAACCGGCTCTCCGCGCTGCTCCGGCGGATCCCGCACACCCCGATCTACGAGGCGCCGAAATCCGAGATCGACCCGGCGTCGGCGGCCGGGACGCTCGCGAGCATGCTGCTCAGCGATGACTTCCCGCACCTCGGACGGATGACCGCCACCAAGCTGCTGGCCCGGAAGCGGCCGCACCTGCTGCCCTGCTACGACATCGTGGTGGCGCGCGTGCTGGGCAAGCCGCGGGACATCACACACTGCCTGCACTCGTGGTTCCACACCGATCCCGAGCGCGCGAAATCACTGGCCTCGATCCGGGACGACATCGGCGGCATCTCCGACATCAGCCTGCTCCGCGTCCTCGACGCCGCGGTCTGGATGCACGGCTACGAGGACACGGTGGAGACCGTCGCTTAG
- a CDS encoding glutathione S-transferase family protein — protein sequence MSTETPPKEFERAPNHFTDRVGSPDWPLEAGRYRLVVSRACPWASRAVIVRRLLGLESALSMAVADPIQDERSWRFTLDPDGRDPVLGIRYLGEAYYAREPEYDGGISVPAIVDVPSGKLVSNDYPEITLNLEIDWAPLHRDGAPDLYPEPLRDEIDEVNDAVFREVNNGVYMAGFATRQRSYERVAHRLFERLDALEERLTDGRYLVGDTITEADIRLWVTLVRFDAVYHGHFKCNRRKLAEYPALWAYARDLFQTPGFGDTVNFDHITRHYYQVHRNINPTGIVPIGPDLRLWLTPHGREDLGGRPFGDGTPPGPVPPGETVPPIG from the coding sequence ATGAGCACGGAGACGCCCCCGAAGGAGTTCGAGCGCGCGCCCAACCACTTCACCGACCGGGTCGGGTCACCCGACTGGCCGCTGGAGGCCGGACGCTACCGCCTGGTCGTCAGCCGGGCCTGTCCCTGGGCGAGCCGCGCGGTCATCGTCCGGCGGCTGCTCGGGCTGGAGTCCGCGCTGTCGATGGCCGTCGCCGACCCTATCCAGGATGAGCGGAGCTGGCGGTTCACGCTCGATCCGGACGGGCGGGATCCGGTCCTCGGCATCCGGTACCTCGGCGAGGCCTACTACGCCCGCGAGCCGGAGTACGACGGTGGGATCAGCGTCCCGGCGATCGTCGACGTGCCCAGCGGCAAGCTGGTCAGCAACGACTACCCGGAGATCACGCTCAACCTGGAGATCGACTGGGCGCCGCTGCACCGCGACGGCGCGCCCGACCTCTACCCGGAACCGCTGCGGGACGAGATCGACGAGGTCAACGACGCGGTGTTCCGGGAGGTCAACAACGGGGTGTACATGGCCGGGTTCGCCACGCGCCAGCGCTCCTACGAGCGGGTCGCGCACCGGCTGTTCGAGCGCCTCGACGCGCTGGAGGAGCGGCTCACCGACGGCCGGTACCTGGTCGGCGACACGATCACCGAGGCCGACATCCGGCTGTGGGTGACGCTGGTGCGGTTCGACGCCGTGTACCACGGCCACTTCAAGTGCAACCGGCGCAAGCTCGCCGAGTACCCGGCGCTGTGGGCCTACGCCCGCGACCTGTTCCAGACGCCCGGCTTCGGCGACACGGTCAACTTCGACCACATCACCCGGCACTACTACCAGGTGCACCGGAACATCAACCCGACCGGGATCGTGCCGATCGGCCCGGACCTGCGGCTCTGGCTGACCCCGCACGGCCGGGAGGACCTCGGTGGGCGCCCGTTCGGTGACGGGACGCCGCCCGGCCCGGTGCCGCCCGGCGAGACCGTGCCCCCGATCGGCTGA
- a CDS encoding lytic polysaccharide monooxygenase auxiliary activity family 9 protein, which translates to MNKLRLAGVGALLGLLVALGLPADAASAHGALTAPVSRAAACGPDGGKDARSAACTAAIAASEPGAAAAWDNLRVANVNGRDRSVIPDGKLCSGGLAKYAGLDLARADWPTTQVTPGATFTFRYRTTIPHEGTFRLYVTKPGYQPGRALRWADLESKPFLSITDPRRTGGAYVLPGRMPTGRAGQHVVYTIWQNSSTADTYYSCSDVVFPPSKGTEKTAAATPSRQASVAPAAGSAGDEPTAAAGGTADAADAADARDTADEADAVDPSPVAAQEPTGMMNSSRWPVVAGIAAMLAVIGTIGLLALRYRPRPRHRRG; encoded by the coding sequence GTGAACAAGCTCCGGCTGGCAGGCGTCGGTGCGCTCCTCGGGCTACTGGTCGCGCTCGGCCTGCCCGCCGACGCGGCGTCGGCCCATGGCGCTCTCACCGCTCCGGTCTCGCGCGCGGCGGCGTGCGGTCCCGACGGCGGAAAGGACGCACGATCAGCGGCCTGCACGGCGGCGATCGCGGCCAGCGAGCCGGGCGCCGCGGCGGCGTGGGACAACCTGCGGGTGGCGAACGTGAACGGCCGGGACCGCTCGGTGATCCCGGACGGGAAGCTCTGCAGCGGTGGGCTGGCGAAGTACGCCGGACTCGACCTGGCCCGCGCGGACTGGCCGACGACCCAGGTCACGCCGGGCGCGACGTTCACGTTCCGGTACCGGACGACGATCCCGCACGAGGGCACGTTCCGGCTCTACGTCACCAAGCCGGGATACCAGCCGGGCCGCGCGCTGCGCTGGGCCGACCTGGAGAGCAAGCCGTTCCTCTCGATCACCGACCCCCGCCGCACCGGCGGCGCGTATGTCCTGCCCGGACGGATGCCGACCGGCCGGGCCGGGCAGCACGTCGTCTACACGATCTGGCAGAACTCGAGCACGGCCGACACGTACTACTCCTGCTCGGACGTCGTCTTCCCGCCGTCGAAGGGCACCGAAAAAACTGCCGCGGCGACGCCGTCGCGGCAGGCGTCCGTCGCACCGGCAGCGGGGAGCGCAGGCGACGAGCCGACCGCCGCCGCAGGCGGAACCGCGGACGCCGCGGACGCCGCGGACGCCAGGGACACGGCGGACGAGGCGGACGCGGTCGACCCGTCACCGGTCGCGGCGCAGGAACCGACCGGAATGATGAACAGCAGCCGATGGCCGGTGGTGGCCGGGATCGCGGCCATGCTGGCCGTCATCGGGACGATCGGCCTGCTCGCGCTCCGTTACCGCCCACGCCCCCGCCACCGCCGCGGCTAG